A genomic region of Anaeromyxobacter sp. contains the following coding sequences:
- a CDS encoding M1 family metallopeptidase, translating into MIHPTQDRAFRLPLHVRPVRHDARLAIDLESRTFSGELRLDLELARPVTEVVLHAADLELTRAVLTAGGRAHRAAVRLEPESETAILTLPAEVPAGPATLELAWRGAFCDGLRGLYLAGPGLAATQFEAADARRVFPCLDEPGFKAPWRLAVEAAAGLAVLSNGARERLEELGATQRHHFAETPPLPTYLVALVVGRLDGGPSAQARGVPVRTWAVPERVGLGAFGQEVAMEVLPRLTDYFGLPYAFGKLDQVGLPDFEAGAMENAGLVTYREVALLLDPATASLAQRKRVAEVVTHELAHQWFGNLVTMTWWDDLWLNEAFATWMAYLVVDQWRPDWRVWLEFDQGKAAAMGLDALRSTHPIHAEVRTVAEATEAFDLITYEKGGAVLRMLEGYLGAGTFRDGIRRYMRRHARGNAVADDLWRALGEASGQPVLALAKAWIGRPGFPLVEASLAGVTLRLAQRRFFSRPGDQDPGARWPVPVVLRYGVDGQVRERRLLLEEETAEVALEGAPDWLVVNGGATGVYRVAPDQGLRAGLRRHLPALGAAERVGLLSDEWALVRCGARPVEAWLDLAAACGGETDHAVLDELVARLSALDHRLVAEPDRVRFQAFVAGLLGEALGRIGWEPAPGEGDEPRLTRAALVRAVGLVARDPATAAEAAARLDRFTGGERSALEANLQDAAVAMAARAGDAARFERFQALFRAEQEPAFRRRWLLALASFEDGPLAARAIDLALGDGVPLQDWASFAAGLLANRTARDPFWARLRTEWPAVSARLANAPMLFRRVVEAVGALPERRHLEEARAFFAETPVEAARSALDQTLERLAEEVALRERCSGAIGAWLAGRGGR; encoded by the coding sequence ATGATCCACCCCACGCAGGACCGCGCTTTCCGCCTCCCGCTCCACGTCCGCCCGGTCCGACATGACGCCCGGCTGGCCATCGACCTCGAGTCGCGGACCTTCAGCGGGGAGCTCCGGCTCGACCTCGAGCTGGCGCGCCCGGTCACCGAGGTGGTGCTGCACGCCGCCGACCTGGAGCTCACCCGTGCCGTGCTGACCGCGGGCGGGCGGGCCCACCGCGCCGCGGTGCGGCTCGAGCCGGAGAGCGAGACGGCCATCCTCACCCTGCCGGCCGAGGTCCCGGCCGGCCCGGCCACGCTGGAGCTGGCCTGGCGGGGCGCCTTCTGCGACGGCCTGCGCGGCCTCTACCTGGCCGGCCCGGGGCTGGCGGCCACCCAGTTCGAGGCCGCCGACGCCCGGCGGGTCTTCCCGTGCCTCGACGAGCCGGGCTTCAAGGCGCCGTGGCGGCTGGCGGTGGAGGCGGCGGCGGGGCTGGCGGTGCTCTCCAACGGCGCGCGGGAGCGGCTGGAGGAGCTGGGCGCCACCCAGCGCCACCACTTCGCCGAGACGCCGCCGCTGCCCACCTACCTGGTGGCGCTGGTGGTGGGCCGGCTCGACGGCGGGCCGTCCGCCCAGGCGCGCGGCGTGCCGGTGCGCACCTGGGCCGTGCCGGAGCGGGTGGGGCTGGGCGCCTTCGGGCAGGAGGTGGCGATGGAGGTGCTGCCGCGCCTGACCGACTACTTCGGCCTGCCCTACGCCTTCGGCAAGCTGGACCAGGTGGGGCTGCCGGACTTCGAGGCCGGCGCCATGGAGAACGCCGGCCTGGTCACCTACCGCGAGGTGGCGCTGCTGCTCGATCCGGCCACCGCGTCGCTGGCGCAGCGCAAGCGGGTGGCCGAGGTGGTGACCCACGAGCTGGCCCACCAGTGGTTCGGCAACCTGGTCACCATGACCTGGTGGGACGACCTGTGGCTCAACGAGGCCTTCGCCACCTGGATGGCCTACCTGGTGGTGGACCAGTGGCGGCCGGACTGGCGCGTCTGGCTGGAGTTCGACCAGGGCAAGGCGGCCGCCATGGGGCTCGACGCGCTGCGCTCGACCCACCCCATCCACGCCGAGGTGCGCACCGTGGCCGAGGCCACCGAGGCCTTCGACCTCATCACCTACGAGAAGGGCGGGGCGGTGCTCCGCATGCTCGAGGGCTACCTGGGGGCCGGGACCTTCCGCGACGGCATCCGGCGCTACATGCGGCGCCACGCCCGCGGCAACGCGGTGGCCGACGACCTGTGGCGCGCCCTGGGCGAGGCCTCGGGGCAGCCGGTGCTGGCGCTGGCCAAGGCCTGGATCGGGCGGCCCGGCTTCCCGCTGGTGGAGGCCTCGCTGGCGGGGGTCACCCTGCGCCTGGCGCAGCGCCGCTTCTTCTCCCGGCCGGGCGACCAGGACCCGGGGGCCCGCTGGCCGGTGCCGGTGGTGCTGCGCTACGGGGTGGACGGCCAGGTGCGCGAGCGGCGCCTCCTGCTGGAGGAGGAGACCGCCGAGGTGGCGCTGGAGGGCGCGCCCGACTGGCTGGTGGTGAACGGCGGCGCCACCGGCGTGTACCGGGTGGCGCCCGACCAGGGGCTGCGCGCCGGGCTGCGCCGCCACCTGCCGGCGCTCGGCGCCGCCGAGCGGGTGGGCCTGCTCTCCGACGAGTGGGCGCTGGTCCGCTGCGGGGCGCGCCCGGTGGAGGCCTGGCTCGACCTGGCGGCCGCCTGCGGGGGGGAGACGGACCACGCGGTGCTCGACGAGCTGGTGGCGCGCCTCTCGGCCCTGGATCACCGGCTGGTGGCGGAGCCGGACCGGGTCCGCTTCCAGGCCTTCGTGGCCGGGCTGCTGGGCGAGGCGCTCGGGCGCATCGGCTGGGAGCCGGCGCCCGGGGAGGGGGACGAGCCGCGCCTCACCCGGGCGGCGCTGGTGCGGGCGGTCGGCCTGGTGGCGAGGGACCCGGCCACGGCCGCCGAGGCGGCGGCACGCCTCGACCGCTTCACCGGCGGTGAGCGGTCGGCGCTGGAGGCCAACCTGCAGGACGCCGCGGTGGCCATGGCGGCCCGCGCCGGCGACGCGGCCCGCTTCGAGCGTTTCCAGGCGCTCTTCCGCGCCGAGCAGGAGCCGGCCTTCCGGCGGCGCTGGCTGCTGGCGCTGGCCTCCTTCGAGGACGGCCCGCTGGCGGCGCGGGCCATCGACCTGGCCCTCGGGGACGGGGTGCCGCTGCAGGACTGGGCCTCCTTCGCGGCCGGCCTGCTGGCCAACCGGACGGCGCGCGATCCCTTCTGGGCGCGCCTGCGGACCGAGTGGCCGGCGGTGTCGGCCCGCCTGGCCAACGCCCCCATGCTCTTCCGACGGGTGGTGGAGGCGGTGGGCGCCCTGCCGGAGCGGCGCCACCTGGAGGAGGCGCGGGCCTTCTTCGCCGAGACCCCGGTGGAGGCGGCCCGATCGGCGCTCGACCAGACGCTGGAGCGGCTGGCCGAGGAGGTGGCGCTGCGCGAGCGGTGCAGCGGCGCCATCGGGGCCTGGCTGGCGGGGCGGGGAGGGCGCTAG
- the metX gene encoding homoserine O-acetyltransferase — translation MTDTRPSAPRPSASAARAAFASPETRSLHLGPLELELGGHLPDVTVGYRTWGTLDADGGNAVVVCHALTGSADADLWWTRLFGPGRALDPSRDFIVCSNILGSCYGTTGPASLDPATGEPWQGAFPAVTVRDMVRVQRDLADRLGIRRVTLVLGGSLGGMQTLEWGLMYPELVEAMAFIASTARHSAWAIGLGEAQRQAVAADPRWRDGRYPDDDPPAAGLAAARAMAMLSYRSFPSYEERFGRRTQAADVFAVESYLRYQGRQLVDRFDPASYVALTRAMDTHDVSRGRGDFEEVLRGVRQPTLVVSIDSDVLYWPAEQREVARLVPGARLAVMDSPHGHDAFLIDVDRLNDVVADFRGRPRVEAAGDAVERAYAEKGLSLLVLGKGKVGAALLDQLQAQGPGLERDYDLVLRVAGLADRRAALFAEGGLDLSRWREALADAPEAGPVDGASAPALLDRLARLPRPVLVDLTAADGMEEVYEQAFRRGIDVVGANKRPLAVPGRRLLALREARRQNHRRFSYDAAVGAALPVIDTLRKLVQAGDRVVRIEGSLSGTLGYLCAELQKGVPLSMATRWAAGLGYAEADARDDLSGLDSARKALILAREAGLDLELADVAVTPFVPAALLEPVELVASLRRHDAALAAEVERLGHAGQALRFLTTIVPTGDGRARVTVGPAAVDRHHPAARLTGVEAFVAFTTVRHAERPLLVQGTGVGGALTAGGVLAELLALRGAGAGAR, via the coding sequence ATGACGGATACCCGCCCCAGCGCCCCACGCCCCTCGGCCAGCGCCGCCCGCGCCGCCTTCGCCTCCCCGGAGACCCGCTCGCTGCACCTGGGGCCGCTCGAGCTGGAGCTGGGGGGGCACCTGCCCGACGTGACGGTGGGCTACCGGACCTGGGGCACGCTGGACGCCGACGGCGGCAACGCGGTGGTGGTGTGCCACGCGCTGACCGGGTCGGCCGACGCCGACCTGTGGTGGACGCGGCTGTTCGGCCCCGGCCGCGCCCTCGACCCGTCGCGCGACTTCATCGTCTGCTCCAACATCCTGGGCAGCTGCTATGGCACCACGGGCCCGGCCTCCCTCGACCCGGCCACCGGCGAGCCCTGGCAGGGCGCCTTCCCGGCCGTCACCGTGCGCGACATGGTGCGGGTGCAGCGCGACCTGGCCGACCGGCTGGGGATCCGCCGCGTCACGCTGGTGCTGGGAGGGTCGCTGGGCGGGATGCAGACCCTGGAGTGGGGGCTGATGTACCCGGAGCTGGTGGAGGCCATGGCCTTCATCGCCTCCACCGCCCGCCACTCGGCCTGGGCCATCGGGCTGGGCGAGGCGCAGCGGCAGGCGGTTGCCGCCGACCCGCGCTGGCGCGACGGCCGCTACCCGGACGACGACCCGCCGGCGGCCGGCCTGGCGGCGGCCCGCGCCATGGCCATGCTCTCCTACCGGAGCTTCCCCTCCTACGAGGAGCGCTTCGGCCGGCGCACCCAGGCGGCGGACGTCTTCGCGGTGGAGAGCTACCTGCGTTACCAGGGGCGCCAGCTGGTGGACCGGTTCGACCCGGCCTCCTACGTGGCGCTGACGCGCGCCATGGACACCCACGACGTGTCGCGCGGGCGGGGCGACTTCGAGGAGGTGCTGCGGGGCGTCCGGCAGCCCACCCTGGTGGTCTCCATCGACTCCGACGTCCTCTACTGGCCGGCCGAGCAGCGCGAGGTGGCCCGGCTGGTGCCGGGGGCGCGGCTGGCGGTGATGGACTCGCCGCACGGCCACGACGCCTTCCTCATCGACGTGGACCGGCTCAACGACGTGGTGGCCGACTTCCGGGGCCGCCCGCGGGTGGAGGCGGCCGGCGACGCGGTGGAGCGGGCCTACGCGGAGAAGGGGCTCTCCCTGCTGGTGCTGGGGAAGGGCAAGGTCGGGGCGGCGCTGCTCGACCAGCTGCAGGCGCAGGGCCCGGGGCTGGAGCGGGACTACGACCTGGTGCTGCGGGTGGCCGGCCTGGCCGACCGGCGCGCCGCCCTGTTCGCCGAGGGGGGGCTGGACCTGTCGCGCTGGCGCGAGGCGCTGGCCGACGCCCCCGAGGCCGGGCCGGTGGACGGGGCCTCGGCCCCGGCCCTGCTGGACCGGCTGGCCCGGCTGCCGCGCCCGGTGCTGGTGGACCTGACCGCCGCCGACGGCATGGAGGAGGTCTACGAGCAGGCCTTCCGGCGCGGCATCGACGTGGTGGGCGCCAACAAGCGGCCGCTGGCCGTGCCGGGCCGCCGGCTGCTGGCGCTGCGCGAGGCCCGCCGGCAGAACCACCGGCGCTTCAGCTACGACGCGGCGGTGGGCGCGGCCCTGCCGGTCATCGACACCCTGCGCAAGCTGGTCCAGGCCGGCGACCGGGTGGTGCGCATCGAGGGCTCGCTCTCCGGCACCCTGGGCTACCTGTGCGCCGAGCTGCAGAAGGGGGTGCCGCTCTCCATGGCCACCCGCTGGGCGGCCGGGCTGGGCTACGCCGAGGCCGACGCCCGCGACGACCTCTCCGGCCTCGACTCGGCCCGCAAGGCGCTGATCCTGGCGCGGGAGGCCGGGCTGGACCTCGAGCTGGCCGACGTGGCGGTGACCCCCTTCGTGCCGGCGGCCCTGCTCGAGCCGGTCGAGCTGGTGGCCTCGCTGCGGCGGCACGACGCCGCGCTGGCGGCCGAGGTGGAGCGGCTCGGCCACGCCGGCCAGGCGCTGCGCTTCCTCACCACCATCGTGCCCACCGGCGACGGCCGGGCCCGGGTGACGGTGGGGCCGGCCGCGGTGGACCGGCACCACCCGGCGGCGCGGCTCACCGGCGTGGAGGCCTTCGTGGCCTTCACCACCGTGCGCCACGCCGAGCGGCCGCTGCTGGTGCAGGGCACCGGGGTGGGCGGCGCCCTGACCGCGGGGGGCGTGCTGGCCGAGCTGCTGGCGTTGCGCGGGGCCGGGGCCGGAGCGCGCTAG
- a CDS encoding acyl-CoA dehydrogenase family protein — MAEDTRAVADIARSREVAEAAREEGWQGAGFLRDVFLGRLRMGLIHPYPLPGPERPAFTAFYERLERFLREAVDPVAIDEAGEYPAPVLEGLRAMGAFGMKIPVEYGGLGMNQVEYGKVMQLLGGRCGNLTALLSAHQSIGVPQPLKVFGSDLLKQKYLPRIARGAISAFALTETVVGSDPARLTTTAVRSADGSHFVLDGSKLWCTNGTIAELLVVMARDPRTDAISAFVVETGWPGVAVTHRCHFMGLRALANATLQFTGVRVPAENLIGQEGRGLKIALTTLNTGRLSLPAAVVGGAKNALELARTWSAARAQWGQEIGKHEAIAVKLADLAATTFAMEAIGDLAQALADKQGYDIRLEAAAAKEWNTVQAWRLLDETMQVRGGRGYEKASSLEARGEAPLSVERWMRDARINLIFEGSSEIMHLFMAREAVDRHLQVAGALVDPRVPTARKLAALPGVAAFYARWYPGLWLRGLVSPRFGEFGHLARHLRFVERSSRRLARAVFHGMVVFGPTLEKRQAFLFRCVDVANELLAMAASCARAEALRAAARPEAARAVELAGHFCDAAERKVRRLFRALWANDDAAAYRLGRAVLAGDHAWLERGPIPLGVTVEDLRPRLPPHQPADHLRASTAPANVGAEGLGA; from the coding sequence ATGGCCGAGGACACGAGGGCTGTCGCCGACATCGCCAGGTCGAGGGAGGTGGCCGAGGCCGCCCGCGAGGAGGGGTGGCAGGGGGCCGGCTTCCTGCGCGACGTCTTCCTGGGGCGCCTGCGCATGGGGCTCATCCACCCCTACCCGCTGCCCGGCCCGGAGCGGCCGGCCTTCACCGCCTTCTACGAGCGGCTGGAGCGGTTCCTGCGGGAGGCGGTGGACCCGGTGGCCATCGACGAGGCCGGCGAGTACCCGGCCCCGGTGCTGGAGGGGCTGCGGGCCATGGGTGCCTTCGGGATGAAGATCCCGGTCGAGTACGGGGGCCTGGGCATGAACCAGGTGGAGTACGGCAAGGTGATGCAGCTCCTGGGCGGGCGCTGCGGCAACCTCACCGCCCTCCTCTCGGCCCACCAGTCCATCGGCGTGCCCCAGCCGCTCAAGGTCTTCGGCTCCGACCTGCTGAAGCAGAAGTACCTGCCCCGCATCGCCCGCGGGGCCATCAGCGCCTTCGCCCTCACCGAGACCGTGGTGGGCTCCGACCCGGCCCGCCTGACCACCACCGCCGTCCGCTCGGCCGACGGCAGCCACTTCGTCCTCGACGGCTCCAAGCTCTGGTGCACCAACGGCACCATCGCCGAGCTGCTGGTGGTGATGGCGCGCGACCCGAGGACCGACGCCATCAGCGCCTTCGTGGTGGAGACCGGCTGGCCCGGGGTGGCGGTGACGCACCGCTGCCACTTCATGGGGCTCAGGGCCCTGGCCAACGCCACCCTGCAGTTCACCGGCGTCCGCGTCCCGGCCGAGAACCTCATCGGGCAGGAGGGGCGCGGCCTCAAGATCGCCCTGACCACCCTCAACACCGGGCGGCTCTCGCTGCCGGCCGCGGTGGTGGGCGGGGCCAAGAACGCCCTCGAGCTGGCGCGCACCTGGTCGGCGGCGCGCGCCCAGTGGGGCCAGGAGATCGGCAAGCACGAGGCCATCGCGGTCAAGCTGGCCGACCTGGCCGCCACCACCTTCGCCATGGAGGCCATCGGCGACCTGGCCCAGGCGCTGGCCGACAAGCAGGGCTACGACATCCGCCTGGAGGCGGCCGCCGCCAAGGAGTGGAACACCGTGCAGGCCTGGCGGCTCCTCGACGAGACCATGCAGGTCCGCGGCGGGCGGGGCTACGAGAAGGCCTCCTCCCTGGAGGCCCGCGGCGAGGCCCCGCTGAGCGTGGAGCGCTGGATGCGCGACGCCCGCATCAACCTGATCTTCGAGGGCTCGTCGGAGATCATGCACCTCTTCATGGCGCGCGAGGCGGTGGACCGGCACCTGCAGGTGGCCGGGGCGCTGGTGGACCCGCGGGTGCCCACCGCGCGCAAGCTGGCGGCCCTGCCCGGCGTGGCCGCCTTCTACGCCCGCTGGTACCCGGGGCTCTGGCTGCGCGGCCTGGTGTCCCCGCGGTTCGGCGAGTTCGGCCACCTGGCGCGCCACCTGCGCTTCGTGGAGCGGTCCTCGCGCCGGCTGGCGCGCGCCGTGTTCCACGGCATGGTGGTCTTCGGCCCCACGCTGGAGAAGCGGCAGGCCTTCCTGTTCCGCTGCGTGGACGTGGCCAACGAGCTGCTGGCCATGGCGGCCAGCTGCGCCCGGGCCGAGGCGCTGCGGGCGGCGGCGCGGCCGGAGGCGGCCCGCGCGGTGGAGCTGGCCGGCCACTTCTGCGACGCCGCGGAGCGGAAGGTGCGGCGGCTCTTCCGGGCGCTCTGGGCCAACGACGACGCGGCCGCCTACCGGCTGGGCCGGGCCGTGCTGGCCGGCGACCACGCCTGGCTGGAGCGGGGGCCCATCCCGCTGGGCGTCACCGTCGAGGACCTGCGGCCCCGCCTGCCGCCCCACCAGCCGGCCGACCACCTCCGCGCCAGCACCGCGCCGGCGAACGTGGGGGCGGAGGGGCTGGGGGCCTGA
- the map gene encoding type I methionyl aminopeptidase: MTEAASRAAAAPRPGRNDPCWCGSGQKYKRCHLESDDRGATAPVVRLARPPLRPGRVSPRRAVPDAIGRPDYAATGRPRAGGRDVRTAEELARLRLACRAAARVLRVGGALVRPGITTDALDEACHEETVRLGGYPSPLNYRGFPKSICTSPNEVICHGIPDSRPLEDGDIVNLDITVFLEGMHGDCSATFLVGQVDEAGQRLVRVARECLERGIAAVRPGVPVGAIGAAIEPHAVRHGFGVVRDYCGHGIGDTFHTSLQVPHHQDPRARRTLEAGMTFTIEPMITEGDWQAGLWPDGWTAVTADGRRSAQFEHTLVVTGDGAEILTVE; the protein is encoded by the coding sequence ATGACCGAAGCCGCCAGCCGCGCCGCCGCCGCCCCCAGGCCAGGGCGGAACGACCCCTGCTGGTGCGGCAGCGGGCAGAAGTACAAGCGGTGCCACCTCGAGTCCGACGACCGCGGCGCCACCGCGCCGGTGGTCCGGCTGGCCCGGCCGCCGCTGCGCCCCGGGCGCGTCAGCCCGAGACGGGCCGTGCCGGACGCCATCGGCCGGCCCGACTACGCCGCCACCGGCCGGCCCCGGGCCGGGGGGCGCGACGTGCGGACGGCCGAGGAGCTGGCCCGGCTGCGCCTGGCCTGCCGGGCGGCGGCGCGGGTGCTGCGCGTCGGCGGCGCGCTGGTCCGTCCGGGCATCACCACCGACGCCCTCGACGAGGCCTGCCACGAGGAGACCGTCCGGCTGGGCGGCTACCCCAGCCCCCTCAACTACCGCGGCTTCCCGAAGTCCATCTGCACCTCGCCCAACGAGGTCATCTGCCACGGCATCCCCGACTCGCGCCCCCTGGAGGACGGCGACATCGTCAACCTGGACATCACCGTCTTCCTGGAGGGCATGCACGGCGACTGCTCGGCCACCTTCCTGGTGGGACAGGTGGACGAGGCCGGGCAGCGGCTGGTGCGGGTGGCAAGGGAGTGCCTGGAGCGCGGCATCGCCGCGGTGCGGCCGGGCGTGCCGGTGGGGGCCATCGGCGCCGCCATCGAGCCCCACGCCGTCCGCCACGGGTTCGGCGTGGTGCGCGACTACTGCGGCCACGGCATAGGGGACACCTTCCACACCTCGCTGCAGGTGCCGCACCACCAGGACCCGCGGGCGCGCCGCACCCTGGAGGCGGGCATGACCTTCACCATCGAGCCCATGATCACCGAGGGGGACTGGCAGGCCGGCCTCTGGCCGGACGGCTGGACCGCCGTGACGGCCGACGGGCGCCGCTCGGCCCAGTTCGAGCACACCCTGGTGGTCACCGGGGACGGGGCGGAGATCCTGACGGTGGAGTGA
- a CDS encoding HAMP domain-containing histidine kinase, with protein sequence MNLAAMVALLAASVGAYAALLAWRFRHAPGLADQGWFALVALTTAGYSGLNVIPASAGSAGALIVWAAKLQLLLAAIHAVAWFRYCSAWLGRPWPREAAAGWALLAAALPLLLPGVGYDGTVRQRPVDTLDLIYRDARPTTFGALVMVAVLAILVAVLARFFAAWRREVPYAGVHLASLGLLLGMAVNDALVVTGHLRGVYVLDLGFLAPLAAVTYALSGRVVEEARALARQWALLERTVVERTAELASSREALLRAEKLAALGQFSAGVSHEVSNPAAAVAANLRYLEEALQAGSPPPDALECLAESRQSVEQIARLTRQLLDASRLASGPRLSGGRLALAEVVAGVVAEASPRLDGREVLVQVPADLEALGQAAALSRVLDRLLDNALRSLRPGQAGRVAVRGERGVGRVRLVVEDDGVGMDQETLARAFDPFFSTRLFGTGKGLGLAVARGLLQAMRGDLRLERAPGGGTRAIVELPLAEAPPLTPPSGSPPRPR encoded by the coding sequence GTGAACCTGGCCGCGATGGTGGCCCTGCTGGCCGCCTCGGTCGGCGCCTACGCGGCCCTGCTGGCCTGGCGGTTTCGCCACGCGCCCGGGCTGGCGGACCAGGGGTGGTTCGCGCTGGTGGCGCTGACGACCGCCGGGTACAGCGGCCTCAACGTCATCCCCGCCTCCGCAGGCAGCGCCGGGGCGCTCATCGTCTGGGCGGCCAAGCTCCAGCTCCTGCTGGCGGCGATCCACGCGGTGGCCTGGTTCCGCTACTGCTCCGCCTGGCTGGGGCGGCCCTGGCCGCGGGAGGCCGCGGCAGGCTGGGCCCTGCTGGCGGCCGCCCTGCCCCTGCTGCTGCCGGGCGTCGGCTATGACGGCACCGTGCGGCAGCGGCCGGTGGACACGCTGGACCTCATCTACCGGGACGCCCGGCCCACCACCTTCGGCGCGCTGGTGATGGTGGCGGTGCTGGCGATCCTGGTCGCCGTGCTGGCCCGCTTCTTCGCCGCCTGGCGCCGAGAGGTCCCCTACGCCGGGGTGCATCTCGCCTCGCTGGGGCTGCTCCTCGGCATGGCGGTCAATGACGCCCTGGTGGTGACCGGCCACCTGCGTGGCGTCTACGTGCTCGACCTGGGCTTCCTGGCGCCGCTGGCGGCGGTCACCTACGCGCTCTCCGGCCGGGTGGTCGAGGAGGCGCGCGCATTGGCCCGCCAGTGGGCCCTGCTGGAGCGGACCGTGGTGGAGCGGACCGCCGAGCTGGCCTCGAGCCGCGAGGCGCTGCTGCGGGCCGAGAAGCTGGCGGCGCTGGGCCAGTTCTCGGCCGGGGTCTCTCACGAGGTCTCCAACCCGGCCGCGGCGGTGGCCGCCAACCTGCGGTACCTGGAGGAGGCGCTGCAGGCCGGCTCGCCGCCGCCCGACGCCCTGGAGTGCCTGGCCGAGTCGCGCCAGTCGGTGGAGCAGATCGCCCGGCTGACCCGGCAGCTGCTCGACGCCAGCCGGCTGGCCTCCGGGCCCCGGCTGAGCGGGGGGCGCCTGGCGCTGGCCGAGGTGGTGGCCGGGGTGGTCGCCGAGGCCTCGCCCCGCCTCGACGGGCGCGAGGTGCTGGTGCAGGTGCCCGCGGACCTGGAGGCGCTGGGGCAGGCCGCGGCCCTGTCACGGGTCCTGGACCGGCTGCTCGACAACGCCCTCCGCTCCCTCCGGCCGGGCCAGGCCGGCCGGGTGGCGGTGCGCGGGGAGCGGGGCGTCGGCCGGGTCAGGCTGGTGGTGGAGGACGACGGGGTGGGCATGGACCAGGAGACCCTGGCGCGCGCCTTCGACCCCTTCTTCTCGACCCGCCTCTTCGGCACCGGCAAGGGGCTCGGGCTGGCGGTGGCCCGCGGGCTGCTGCAGGCCATGCGCGGCGACCTGCGGCTGGAGCGCGCGCCCGGGGGCGGCACCCGGGCCATCGTGGAGCTGCCCCTCGCCGAGGCCCCTCCCCTCACTCCACCGTCAGGATCTCCGCCCCGTCCCCGGTGA
- a CDS encoding sigma 54-interacting transcriptional regulator, which translates to MTTTATHEQPRGPHIVHGPDSPLVELVRTCRRIAASEATVLLTGETGTGKEVFARYIHEHSGRAGRALVPVNCGAIPETLLESELFGHVRGAFTGAVASRRGRIAAADGGTLFLDEIGELPLSLQVKLLRVLQERTYEPVGATESVPANFRLVAATNKDLAAEVAAGRFRRDLYYRLLVCPVEVPPLRARNGDAARLFMHFWSARGERRTLDPAVSEALAGHDWPGNVRELENLVERLAVCAEGPVIRLGDLPASLRSRRAPLAGLSVVPPPEPCNDSPYREPAAASSFAAVGTSPDDAPRFRLADDAPVPVDPALAEGRSVDLPAMLRRLEEAYIDAALTRTGGNKKAAADLLGLQRTTLVEKLRRRNRELPVSMA; encoded by the coding sequence ATGACCACCACGGCAACTCACGAGCAGCCCCGCGGGCCCCACATCGTGCACGGCCCCGACAGCCCGCTCGTCGAGCTGGTGCGGACCTGCCGCCGCATCGCGGCCAGCGAGGCCACCGTGCTGCTCACCGGCGAGACCGGCACCGGCAAGGAGGTCTTCGCCCGCTACATCCACGAGCACAGCGGCCGCGCCGGCCGGGCCCTGGTGCCGGTGAACTGCGGCGCCATCCCCGAGACCCTGCTGGAGAGCGAGCTCTTCGGCCACGTGCGCGGCGCCTTCACCGGCGCGGTGGCCTCCAGGCGCGGCCGCATCGCCGCGGCCGACGGCGGCACCCTCTTCCTCGACGAGATCGGGGAGCTGCCGCTCTCGCTGCAGGTCAAGCTGCTGCGGGTGCTGCAGGAGCGGACCTACGAGCCGGTGGGCGCGACGGAGTCGGTGCCGGCCAACTTCCGCCTGGTGGCCGCCACCAACAAGGACCTGGCCGCCGAGGTGGCCGCCGGCCGCTTCCGCCGCGACCTCTACTACCGCCTGCTGGTCTGCCCGGTCGAGGTGCCGCCGCTGCGGGCCCGCAACGGCGACGCGGCCCGCCTCTTCATGCACTTCTGGTCGGCCCGCGGCGAGCGCCGCACCCTCGACCCGGCCGTCAGCGAGGCGCTGGCCGGCCACGACTGGCCCGGCAACGTGCGCGAGCTGGAGAACCTGGTGGAGCGGCTGGCGGTCTGCGCCGAGGGGCCGGTCATCCGCCTGGGCGACCTGCCCGCCTCGCTGCGCAGCCGCCGCGCACCGCTGGCGGGCCTGTCGGTGGTGCCGCCGCCGGAGCCGTGCAACGACTCGCCCTACCGCGAGCCCGCCGCCGCCTCCTCCTTCGCCGCGGTGGGGACCTCGCCCGACGACGCCCCCCGCTTCCGCCTGGCCGACGACGCGCCGGTGCCGGTCGACCCGGCCCTGGCCGAGGGGCGCTCGGTGGACCTGCCGGCCATGCTGCGCCGGCTGGAGGAGGCCTACATCGACGCGGCGCTGACGCGCACCGGCGGCAACAAGAAGGCGGCCGCCGACCTGCTCGGCCTCCAGCGCACCACGCTGGTGGAGAAGCTGCGCCGCCGCAACCGCGAGCTGCCGGTGTCAATGGCCTGA